A single region of the Chryseobacterium culicis genome encodes:
- the rplK gene encoding 50S ribosomal protein L11 yields the protein MAKKVFKMVKLQVKGGAANPSPPVGPALGSAGVNIMEFCKQFNGRTQDKPGQVLPVVITVYEDKSFEFVIKTPPAAIQLMDAAKIKGGSGEPNRNKVGSVTWEQVKKIAEDKMADLNCFTMDSALSMVAGTARSMGLRVTGTKPTNA from the coding sequence ATGGCTAAGAAAGTCTTTAAAATGGTAAAGCTTCAGGTGAAAGGTGGCGCAGCTAACCCTTCTCCACCAGTAGGTCCAGCATTGGGTTCTGCAGGTGTGAACATCATGGAGTTTTGTAAGCAATTTAACGGAAGAACCCAAGATAAGCCAGGGCAAGTTTTACCTGTAGTAATTACAGTATACGAAGACAAATCTTTTGAATTCGTTATTAAAACTCCACCTGCAGCAATCCAGTTAATGGATGCAGCTAAAATCAAGGGAGGTTCTGGTGAACCAAACAGAAACAAAGTAGGTTCTGTAACTTGGGAACAAGTAAAGAAAATCGCTGAAGATAAAATGGCGGATCTTAACTGTTTTACAATGGACTCTGCTCTTTCTATGGTTGCAGGTACTGCTAGATCTATGGGATTAAGAGTAACAGGAACTAAACCAACTAACGCTTAA